The proteins below come from a single Lepeophtheirus salmonis chromosome 4, UVic_Lsal_1.4, whole genome shotgun sequence genomic window:
- the LOC121115597 gene encoding dual specificity protein phosphatase 21 encodes MSIFTEFSEVTKDLYLSSAFAIKDEVLKEHDIYLVINATKELPLWPPSGPPVFDVIRVPLVDSSIQDAYKYFEDVSNLIKKHSEDSKKTLIHCAAGVSRSACLAVAYLMRHHNMPLEEALTKLKMVRPAVKPNNGFVHQLTRWQDECNKLRAGDERIEH; translated from the exons ATGTCAATTTTTACGGAGTTCTCGGAAGTAACAAAGGATCTATATCTTAGCTCAGCATTTGCTATTAAAGATGAAGTTCTCAAAGAGCATgacatttatttagttattaatgCAACCAAAGAGCTTCCACTTTGGCCACCCTCTGGTCCTCCTGTTTTCGATGTCATTCGAGTTCCACTTGTGGACAGTAGTATACAAGATGCATATAAGTACTTTGAG gATGTAtccaatttgatcaaaaaacaCTCAGAGGATTCTAAAAAGACATTAATTCATTGTGCTGCTGGGGTGAGTCGTTCTGCATGCCTAGCGGTTGCCTATCTCATGCGCCATCACAACATGCCCTTAGAAGAAGCTTTGACAAAGTTAAAAATGGTACGACCAGCAGTGAAGCCAAACAATGGATTTGTACATCAGTTGACTCGATGGCAAGATGAATGTAATAAACTGAGAGCTGGAGATGAGAGGATTGAACATTaa